The genomic DNA cacagaggactgatggagagcttcatcacatgagGCAAAGACGATCatctgaagctcaatatcagcaaaaccaatgagcCTGTGGGGACTACAATGCTGCAAAGAAACTAGAAATTGTAAAATGTGgacgcttcacacacattttcaacccGACAGGCTTTAGATGATATGGTCTCTGAGATTTCAGGACTTCTCATACTCACCCAGGGCAGGCAGTAACCTCTGTAAGGCATTCTTGTTCCTCAGTTTGGCAATGTGGAGGACGTAGTAGAGACCCATTTCACAGGCCACTCTGTTCTCCTGTAGGTACCTGAGGGGGAGCAACAGACAGCCACAATCACCAtacttttttttcacaattctCATCAAGGAAAAACATCCTTGACTGAAGGAGCAAAAAGTGCCATAAAATTCACTTTCTGTGTGCCGTCTCCAGAAGGACAGTCTCATACAACATGCAGGAGGTATGCACACAACGTGAAGTCTGTGAAGACTCCTGCTTTTGCAAATAGCCTTACTGTATTCTTGGTTAGGATTTGCTTTAGAAATAACTTGACCCCCATCATAAGATTAATGCTGAATGTGACTTGAATAAAAGTGATCTGAGTGAAGgtttgtttctcattttccaTCTCTTATCTACTTCTGATGCAGTTGTGAGCCCACAGTTGCCACCAGTTACACATAAAACCTCTCTGAAAGATttcactgatcagctgatcatatCTGGCATCTTAAGAATTAGaaacaaatgtattttcaaaCTGGATTTTACCACAATTCTATAGTTATATAATTCATCATAAATCCTGAATGACAACGATTTATTTCAAatcaaaaaactgcaaaatgtgcaatacatttgtattttaagcTAATAAGAGAGATGGATAAATGGAGGCAGTAAAAAACAGAAGCTTTGATCTGGAATTTGACTGGGTTAAGCTGCtggttatttttttaattaactatgttgtctataaaatgtttgaAGAGACCGAAAAGTCTGGACGGTGTTGTTCTCTCATCAGAGTAAACTCTTGtaataaatacatacattatATATCTGTTAGAAGCAAGCAGAATCTCTGACACTACTATTCACAGAGCAGCTTCCAGCCAGGTCACGTTATATCGTGTCCCCCAGCTCGTCCGCTGCAGCGCTGTACCTGTTGAAGGCATCTGGCAGGGTGGTGGGGTATGTCAGCGAACTCTTCTCCTCACTGGGAAGCTTCTGCTCCACAGTGAAGGTGTGATCATCCACAACCACTGACATCATGGCAGGCAGGAAGCGGGTCACCACCTCCAGAtcctgagagagaaaatgactcCATTCTGAACCATTTACACACAGATTTTAGCAGTGACTTTCAAACTTAATGCAAAGATCCTCCCATGGTGACACTTAACGTACCATACGGGGCTCTTTAAAGACCTGGCTGTCAATCATGTCCCACGCCCCTTGACCCAGTGACAgcatcctcagcagcagcatcaggtcTGGACTgtcctgttcacacacacagacacaactacttcacattctgttgacacaatggtgtgtgagtgtgtgtgtgtgtgtgtgtgtgtgtgtgtgtgtgtgtgtgtgtgtgtgtgtgtgtgtgtgtgtgtgtgtgtgtgtgtgtgtgtgtgtgtgtgtgtgtgtgtgtgtgtgagtgagtgtgtgagtgtgtgagggaactgtcatttgaaaaacaaacaatccaGTAACACAGTACATTCCACTGCATATGTTCACGGCACACACAGCCTTGGTGTTATACAACAGTTTTTAGACCTAGAATACCATTTAACcaagagagatggagaacaGAACATAAACGACTGCACTTAACAGCGTCTAACGTTCACACACGCTGTTAAGACGAGAACACTGAAATATCCAGTGTCTGCTCTGGAGTGTTGGCTGAGGGTGTTTTACTCAAAACCAGTAATCAATGTTGAATACATTTCCTTCCTagtaaaaaaacactttaaaagctactttgcaaatgttttactttttttttaactatacTGTTTCCATCCATGCTTTCCTGCTCGAcgtcttcttccttttctctgctgGCTACACTGCTTGCTTTCACTGCCCCAGCTGTCCTTCAGTAGAATACCATGACACCATCACCATGGCTGTGGATCTTGCTGCCTGCGTCCTCGTAACAGTAGCTCACCCTGGGTAAAGCGTCCTGACTCAGCAGCTCTTGCAGGTTCCTCATGATGCTCAGGACCAGGGTGTTACAAGCAAACGGGTCGCACAGAATCATGGACAGGTCCCTGgaatggacaaaaaaacactccaagGATGAATTCATCCATTCATTACAGGTGAACGGCTCTGTTCATAAACTCAACGTGTCCCCTCATGGTTACCCGAGGACTTGCTCCTGTCCTTTCTTCACTCCATCCAGGAAACCTTGCAGCTCTCTGGCTCGCTTGCCGTCCACAAACTTCTCACGGATACAGGCGTCTAAACACCAAGTGAactgtcacagcacacagcacaaacacaaaagagacatgaacacaggaaacacagggTATGGGGCTCTTCAGTGATATGAGAGTCACTAAACTGATTTGCATCAGTTTGTGCTTGCCTTATGGCATGGGTCAACGGAGCAGATCTCACTGATGTCCAGGTCGTGAAGAgacatcagcagctcagctctcaGCGTGCAGTAGTGCACATTTCGAGTCCGCAGGAAGAGCGTCCGTAAAAACTGCAGCACCATGTCATACAGCTTCACGTTCTTTCCAATCATCTGGGTCAGCTTCAGGACCACCTGCAGCAACAGAAGGGTTTAACAACAATCCCACACCTGGATTCACATCTCAAAGACCGCTTAGTGCTCTTTAGACACCTGAGGACTGTGACCCACCTCGCCTTGCCGCCGTGTTTTGGGAGAAGGGCTGAAGAAGTTGTGCAGGATGGAGAGGTCGCTGCTGAACAGAGCTGCTTCCTTCTCCACAATGTACTGCTTCAGGAGGGGTGACACTTCATCCCCAAACAGAGCCTGGTTGTCCTGCCAGATCTGCCTTTTCACCTCCACAGCACACACCTTGTACAGCTCCTTGTCAGCCATCACCAACTTCAGTTTCTTCTCTGGCACCTGAGGGAGGGAGCGCGTGACAAAGATTAAGGGGAGTTTTAAGAGGGTTCAACCTCCTCTTTATCAAATGATGCTAGGTACAGACATTCACGGTTCCCACAAAGTGCATCCGAATGATTTTCACCTAGCGCCCTCAACAGGTCAATTTCTTCACCACAGTtcatgacacagacacagataggTAACAAATCAAAAGGTAAAAGCAGTCTAAGTGTGTCAGTAAGGTGCCGTTCCACCATGAGcctccagaacagcttcagtgcaATGATTCTCCAACAGCACTCTGttaggggtgtgtgtgtcctaaTGGTAATATTCCTAAATAATTTTTGGTCTAAAAGTCAAATTCACAAAGCATTTTAATGCATAAATTAGCTCCTAAGTCTGTGAGAAGTTGGAGGCAGCTTGGAGGCACTGAGACCTGCTCacagtcagctgctgcagggcaTGTGTCCTGCCCCATCGTATCCGTGtttga from Chaetodon trifascialis isolate fChaTrf1 chromosome 6, fChaTrf1.hap1, whole genome shotgun sequence includes the following:
- the nelfb gene encoding negative elongation factor B, with amino-acid sequence MFAGLPELGISNGEDLKETLTNCTEPLKAIDQFQMENGILLPTLQSALPFLDLHGTPRLEFHQSVFDELRDKLMERVAIIAESKEEDRYGKLEELLEKSFPLVKMPSIQPVVMQVLKHLPKVPEKKLKLVMADKELYKVCAVEVKRQIWQDNQALFGDEVSPLLKQYIVEKEAALFSSDLSILHNFFSPSPKTRRQGEVVLKLTQMIGKNVKLYDMVLQFLRTLFLRTRNVHYCTLRAELLMSLHDLDISEICSVDPCHKFTWCLDACIREKFVDGKRARELQGFLDGVKKGQEQVLGDLSMILCDPFACNTLVLSIMRNLQELLSQDALPRDSPDLMLLLRMLSLGQGAWDMIDSQVFKEPRMDLEVVTRFLPAMMSVVVDDHTFTVEQKLPSEEKSSLTYPTTLPDAFNRYLQENRVACEMGLYYVLHIAKLRNKNALQRLLPALVETYNDMAFGDIFLHLLTGHLTLLSDEFGTEDFCSVVFDGFLLTSFSSKENVHRHTLRMLLHLHHKVLPSYMETLMKTLEPPKQSSEPVKELYTQLTEKLEAQKKSPPPLEETPSLDLGLHPVTVPTTASTPTTPI